In Candidatus Methylomirabilota bacterium, one DNA window encodes the following:
- the hflK gene encoding FtsH protease activity modulator HflK, with translation VIDVQWIVQYRIEDPVRYLFRVREPQQTIRDIAEAVMRRIVGNRLGSDVLTVGRVAVSSKMKEEMQTILSHYETGIRLVTVELQDVTPPDPVKPAFNEVNEARQDRERTINQAQEQANREIPKARGEAARTITEAEGYAIARVNRANGEAARFEAILEEYRRAPEVTRRRLYLEALGAILPEAKALYIVDGDQKALVPWLHVEAGDRPAPGGKQP, from the coding sequence GTGATCGACGTCCAGTGGATCGTCCAGTATCGGATCGAGGACCCGGTCCGCTATCTCTTCCGGGTCCGGGAGCCGCAGCAGACGATTCGGGACATCGCCGAGGCCGTCATGCGCCGGATCGTCGGCAACCGGCTGGGCAGCGACGTCCTTACCGTGGGGCGGGTGGCCGTGTCCAGCAAGATGAAGGAGGAGATGCAGACGATCCTGAGCCACTACGAGACCGGCATCCGCCTGGTGACCGTGGAGCTCCAGGACGTGACGCCCCCGGATCCCGTCAAGCCCGCCTTCAACGAGGTGAACGAGGCGCGCCAGGACCGGGAACGGACGATCAACCAGGCCCAGGAGCAGGCCAACCGGGAGATCCCCAAGGCCAGGGGCGAGGCGGCCCGGACAATCACCGAGGCCGAGGGGTACGCCATCGCGCGCGTCAACCGGGCCAACGGAGAGGCCGCGCGATTCGAGGCCATTCTGGAGGAGTACCGGCGGGCCCCGGAGGTCACTCGCCGCCGCCTGTACCTGGAAGCCCTGGGCGCCATCTTGCCCGAGGCGAAGGCTCTGTACATCGTGGACGGCGATCAGAAGGCCCTGGTGCCCTGGCTCCACGTGGAGGCGGGTGACAGGCCCGCCCCAGGAGGGAAACAGCCATGA
- the hflC gene encoding protease modulator HflC yields MKTGLKVGLGILAVVILLVLSGTFYTLEEGQQAIIVQFGRPVGAAVTEAGLHFKLPFVQEVRRFEKRLLIWDGDPNQIPTKGREFIWVDTTARWRIADAKKFLENVATEAGARSRLDDIIDSVVRDQVSASELVELVRSASWEVPAGEILEEVPAEVREELKKEVSRGREEITRTILAEARRIIPQYGIELVDVRIKRLDYVESVREKVYARMISERKRIAARFRSEGEGQSAEILGTMEKELRQIRSAAYRRAQEIRGKADAKATRVYGDAYNRHPAFYAFSRTLEAYKETQNKNSVLILTTDSEYYRYLKDAAGPGLAR; encoded by the coding sequence ATGAAGACCGGGCTGAAGGTCGGCCTCGGCATCCTCGCAGTGGTGATCCTCCTCGTGCTCAGCGGAACCTTCTACACCCTGGAGGAGGGCCAGCAGGCGATCATCGTGCAGTTCGGCCGGCCCGTGGGGGCGGCGGTGACCGAGGCGGGCCTGCACTTCAAGCTCCCCTTCGTCCAGGAGGTCCGGCGCTTCGAGAAGCGCCTCCTCATCTGGGACGGCGACCCCAACCAGATCCCCACCAAAGGGCGGGAGTTCATCTGGGTGGACACCACCGCCCGCTGGCGGATCGCCGACGCCAAGAAGTTCCTGGAGAACGTGGCCACCGAGGCCGGAGCCCGGTCCCGCCTGGACGACATCATCGATTCCGTCGTCCGCGACCAGGTTTCCGCCAGCGAGCTGGTCGAGCTGGTCCGGAGCGCCTCGTGGGAGGTCCCCGCGGGAGAGATCCTGGAGGAGGTCCCCGCCGAGGTGCGGGAGGAGTTGAAGAAGGAAGTCAGCCGCGGTCGCGAGGAGATCACCCGGACCATTTTGGCCGAGGCCCGGAGGATCATCCCGCAGTACGGGATCGAGCTGGTGGACGTGCGGATCAAGCGCCTCGACTACGTGGAGAGCGTCCGCGAGAAGGTCTACGCCCGGATGATCTCCGAGCGGAAACGGATCGCCGCCCGCTTCCGGTCGGAGGGAGAAGGCCAGAGTGCCGAGATCCTGGGGACCATGGAGAAAGAGCTGCGCCAGATCCGCTCGGCCGCCTACCGGCGGGCGCAGGAGATCCGTGGAAAGGCGGACGCCAAGGCCACGCGGGTCTATGGCGATGCCTACAATCGCCATCCCGCGTTCTATGCGTTCTCGCGGACCCTCGAGGCCTACAAGGAGACGCAGAACAAGAACTCGGTGCTGATCCTCACGACGGACAGCGAATACTACCGGTACCTGAAGGACGCGGCCGGGCCAGGGCTGGCCCGTTAG
- a CDS encoding YIP1 family protein yields the protein MEVDFARRALRAARLDAQLFEEVEDDPRATAQAAGVVVLAAVAAGVGSGARGFGEIVLGTVAALVSWFVWAYLAYWIGTRLWPEPATHASHAQLLRTVGFASAPGVLRVLGVIGPVRGLVFLVAGVWMLVATVIAVRQALDYKSTWRAVGVSTIGWVVQAILLVTVLWLLAGPGRST from the coding sequence ATGGAGGTGGACTTCGCGCGCCGTGCGCTCCGGGCGGCCAGGCTGGATGCCCAGCTCTTCGAGGAGGTCGAGGACGATCCGCGCGCGACCGCGCAGGCGGCTGGCGTCGTCGTTCTGGCGGCCGTCGCCGCCGGCGTCGGTTCTGGTGCCCGGGGGTTCGGCGAGATCGTCCTGGGAACGGTGGCGGCGCTCGTCAGCTGGTTCGTCTGGGCCTATCTAGCCTACTGGATCGGCACCCGACTGTGGCCCGAGCCGGCGACGCACGCGAGCCATGCCCAGCTCCTGCGCACGGTCGGCTTCGCCAGCGCCCCCGGCGTCCTCCGCGTGCTCGGCGTGATCGGGCCCGTTCGAGGGCTCGTTTTTCTGGTGGCCGGGGTCTGGATGCTGGTGGCGACGGTGATCGCGGTCAGACAGGCGCTTGACTACAAGAGCACGTGGCGGGCGGTCGGCGTCAGCACGATCGGCTGGGTGGTCCAGGCTATCCTGCTCGTGACGGTCCTCTGGCTCCTGGCCGGGCCGGGACGGTCGACGTGA
- a CDS encoding tetratricopeptide repeat protein: protein MLSPKPARALPGGLAASGEDGDAVMARSASPAHARPAPLLLLSLLTLLVGCASTPDVSARASRGDLDQLRGEIERLTTSAELARQQQETIRVALAGLIREQAAEGTRQSAMLAQRLDTLSATLGELAARVEALATSFDRVAARSELEALTHALTALTARVDEINARIAARESSPGVAEAAPGLSVMPPAPAAMISTSPPTDLRPGTESTPRDLYQAAYLDFSRGNYALAIGGFREFVRRHPDDEVADNAQYWIGEAYLSLAHRYQDAGELERTDQALKEAAQAFHDVAERYPGADKVPAALYKEALVLLELQQPAPAHDRLEYLVEKFPTTPEARLARERVADPAER from the coding sequence ATGCTGAGCCCAAAACCGGCGCGCGCCCTTCCTGGTGGATTGGCAGCAAGCGGAGAAGATGGAGATGCGGTGATGGCCCGAAGCGCGAGCCCAGCACACGCCCGACCGGCGCCTCTGCTGCTGCTTTCCCTCCTCACGCTCCTGGTGGGCTGCGCCAGCACCCCCGATGTCTCGGCGAGGGCGAGCCGCGGTGACCTCGACCAGCTGCGAGGCGAGATCGAGCGGCTCACGACGAGCGCGGAGCTCGCCAGACAGCAGCAAGAAACGATTCGGGTCGCGCTGGCCGGGCTCATCCGTGAACAGGCTGCCGAAGGGACGCGCCAGAGCGCCATGCTCGCGCAGCGTCTCGACACGCTTTCGGCGACGCTGGGCGAGTTGGCGGCACGGGTCGAGGCATTGGCAACGAGCTTCGACCGCGTCGCGGCCCGGAGTGAACTGGAGGCCCTGACCCACGCGCTCACCGCGCTCACGGCGCGGGTCGACGAGATCAATGCGCGGATTGCCGCGCGCGAGAGCTCGCCCGGCGTGGCCGAGGCGGCTCCCGGCCTCTCCGTGATGCCGCCGGCGCCGGCGGCCATGATCTCGACGAGTCCGCCCACCGATCTTCGACCGGGCACCGAGTCGACCCCGCGAGATCTCTACCAGGCGGCCTACCTGGATTTCAGTCGAGGGAATTACGCGCTCGCGATCGGCGGCTTTCGGGAGTTCGTGCGGCGTCATCCCGACGATGAGGTCGCGGACAACGCGCAGTACTGGATCGGGGAGGCCTATCTCAGCCTCGCGCACCGGTATCAGGATGCGGGGGAGCTGGAGCGGACTGACCAGGCGCTCAAGGAAGCGGCGCAGGCGTTTCACGACGTCGCGGAGCGTTATCCGGGCGCCGACAAGGTGCCGGCCGCTCTGTACAAGGAAGCGCTGGTGCTGCTCGAGCTCCAGCAGCCGGCGCCCGCTCACGACCGGCTCGAGTATCTGGTCGAAAAGTTTCCCACGACACCGGAAGCGCGTTTGGCGCGCGAGCGTGTGGCGGACCCAGCGGAGCGCTGA
- the gvpA gene encoding gas vesicle structural protein GvpA, giving the protein MPIERTAASNNLIEVLDRVLDKGIVIDAWVRVSLVGIDLITIQARVVVASIETYLKHSEALAQAGAGSHPIARAEETRAPRRTRRKSTPRIRP; this is encoded by the coding sequence ATGCCCATCGAGAGGACAGCCGCCAGTAACAATCTCATCGAGGTCCTTGACCGGGTCCTCGACAAGGGCATCGTGATCGACGCGTGGGTGCGTGTGTCGCTGGTCGGCATCGATCTCATCACCATCCAGGCGCGCGTGGTCGTGGCGTCTATCGAGACCTACCTCAAGCACTCCGAGGCCCTTGCCCAGGCTGGAGCTGGTTCGCATCCGATCGCCCGAGCCGAAGAAACGAGGGCGCCGAGAAGGACCAGGCGCAAATCCACTCCGAGGATCCGCCCATGA